From the Silurus meridionalis isolate SWU-2019-XX chromosome 5, ASM1480568v1, whole genome shotgun sequence genome, one window contains:
- the adh5 gene encoding alcohol dehydrogenase class-3 isoform X1, giving the protein MVTFRSRVIKCKAAVAWEAGKPLSVEEVEVAPPKAHEVRVKIHATGVCHTDAYTLSGSDPEGLFPVILGHEGGGTVESVGEGVTKFKPGDTVVPLYIPQCGECKFCKNPKTNLCQKIRVTQGQGLMPDKTTRFTCKGKSIFHFMGTSTFSEYTVVADISLTKVDERAPLDKVCLLGCGISTGYGAALNTAKVEPGSVCAVFGLGAVGLAAIMGCKAAGASRIIGVDINPEKFEVGKKFGTTECVNPKDHSKPIQEVLMEMTDGGVDYSFECIGNVAIMRAALEACHKGWGTSVIIGVAGAGQEISTRPFQLIVGRTWKGTAFGGWKSVESVPKLVEDYMNKKLMVDEFVTHTLPFDQINEAFDLMHAGKSIRAVLTF; this is encoded by the exons ATGGTCACCTTTAGATCACGT gTGATCAAGTGCAAGGCTGCAGTGGCCTGGGAAGCTGGAAAGCCTTTATCAGTGGAGGAAGTGGAGGTGGCACCACCCAAAGCCCATGAAGTGAGAGTGAAG ATCCACGCGACAGGCGTGTGTCACACCGACGCCTACACTCTGAGCGGCAGCGACCCCGAGGGCCTGTTTCCCGTCATCCTGGGCCACGAGGGAGGAGGAACCGTGGAGAGCGTCGGAGAGGGAGTGACCAAGTTCAAACCAG gaGACACTGTGGTTCCACTGTACATCCCACAATGTGGAGAATGCAAGTTCTGCAAAAACCCGAAGACCAACCTGTGCCAGAAAATCAG GGTGACCCAGGGGCAGGGTCTGATGCCCGATAAGACCACCAGGTTCACCTGTAAAGGTAAATCCATCTTCCACTTTATGGGCACCAGCACATTCAGCGAGTACACGGTGGTGGCCGATATCTCTCTGACTAAAGTGGATGAACGCGCACCGCTCGATAAAGTGTGTCTGCTCGGGTGTGGGATCTCGACAGGGTACGGAGCTGCGCTGAACACTGCTAAG GTCGAGCCCGGATCCGTGTGCGCGGTGTTCGGTTTGGGAGCCGTCGGTCTCGCCGCCATCATGGGCTGTAAAGCCGCCGGAGCCTCCCGGATCATCGGCGTGGACATCAACCCGGAAAAGTTCGAAGTGGGCAAGAAATTCGGCACCACCGAGTGTGTGAACCCGAAAGACCACAGCAAACCCATTCAGGAAGTGCTGATGGAGATGACTGATGGAGGCGTGGACTACAGCTTCGAATGCATCGGCAACGTCGCCATCATG cgTGCCGCTCTGGAGGCGTGTCATAAGGGCTGGGGGACGAGCGTGATCATCGGCGTGGCCGGCGCGGGTCAGGAGATCTCCACTCGGCCGTTCCAGCTCATCGTAGGACGCACGTGGAAGGGCACTGCGTTCGGAG GTTGGAAGAGTGTCGAGAGCGTCCCTAAACTGGTGGAAGACTACATGAACAAGAAACTGATGGTGGACGAGTTCGTGACCCACACGCTGCCCTTCGATCAGATCAACGAAGCCTTCGACCTCATGCATGCTGGAAAGAG CATCCGAGCCGTCCTGACCTTCTGA
- the adh5 gene encoding alcohol dehydrogenase class-3 isoform X2 translates to METAGKVIKCKAAVAWEAGKPLSVEEVEVAPPKAHEVRVKIHATGVCHTDAYTLSGSDPEGLFPVILGHEGGGTVESVGEGVTKFKPGDTVVPLYIPQCGECKFCKNPKTNLCQKIRVTQGQGLMPDKTTRFTCKGKSIFHFMGTSTFSEYTVVADISLTKVDERAPLDKVCLLGCGISTGYGAALNTAKVEPGSVCAVFGLGAVGLAAIMGCKAAGASRIIGVDINPEKFEVGKKFGTTECVNPKDHSKPIQEVLMEMTDGGVDYSFECIGNVAIMRAALEACHKGWGTSVIIGVAGAGQEISTRPFQLIVGRTWKGTAFGGWKSVESVPKLVEDYMNKKLMVDEFVTHTLPFDQINEAFDLMHAGKSIRAVLTF, encoded by the exons ATGGAGACTGCTGGAAAA gTGATCAAGTGCAAGGCTGCAGTGGCCTGGGAAGCTGGAAAGCCTTTATCAGTGGAGGAAGTGGAGGTGGCACCACCCAAAGCCCATGAAGTGAGAGTGAAG ATCCACGCGACAGGCGTGTGTCACACCGACGCCTACACTCTGAGCGGCAGCGACCCCGAGGGCCTGTTTCCCGTCATCCTGGGCCACGAGGGAGGAGGAACCGTGGAGAGCGTCGGAGAGGGAGTGACCAAGTTCAAACCAG gaGACACTGTGGTTCCACTGTACATCCCACAATGTGGAGAATGCAAGTTCTGCAAAAACCCGAAGACCAACCTGTGCCAGAAAATCAG GGTGACCCAGGGGCAGGGTCTGATGCCCGATAAGACCACCAGGTTCACCTGTAAAGGTAAATCCATCTTCCACTTTATGGGCACCAGCACATTCAGCGAGTACACGGTGGTGGCCGATATCTCTCTGACTAAAGTGGATGAACGCGCACCGCTCGATAAAGTGTGTCTGCTCGGGTGTGGGATCTCGACAGGGTACGGAGCTGCGCTGAACACTGCTAAG GTCGAGCCCGGATCCGTGTGCGCGGTGTTCGGTTTGGGAGCCGTCGGTCTCGCCGCCATCATGGGCTGTAAAGCCGCCGGAGCCTCCCGGATCATCGGCGTGGACATCAACCCGGAAAAGTTCGAAGTGGGCAAGAAATTCGGCACCACCGAGTGTGTGAACCCGAAAGACCACAGCAAACCCATTCAGGAAGTGCTGATGGAGATGACTGATGGAGGCGTGGACTACAGCTTCGAATGCATCGGCAACGTCGCCATCATG cgTGCCGCTCTGGAGGCGTGTCATAAGGGCTGGGGGACGAGCGTGATCATCGGCGTGGCCGGCGCGGGTCAGGAGATCTCCACTCGGCCGTTCCAGCTCATCGTAGGACGCACGTGGAAGGGCACTGCGTTCGGAG GTTGGAAGAGTGTCGAGAGCGTCCCTAAACTGGTGGAAGACTACATGAACAAGAAACTGATGGTGGACGAGTTCGTGACCCACACGCTGCCCTTCGATCAGATCAACGAAGCCTTCGACCTCATGCATGCTGGAAAGAG CATCCGAGCCGTCCTGACCTTCTGA